The Ipomoea triloba cultivar NCNSP0323 chromosome 14, ASM357664v1 region CGTACTCAATATCAAGtttaaaagtataataatttCCTTTTCATGTTTTTTAATCTTAGCTCATATGGCTTGGAAGATGAGAAGTACCAGAATGAGCAGCTTCAGACAAATATTTCAGACCCTGGGCAGGTTGTTATTAAAGCATGATAATGAATTTCTTGCTTTGTGTCTTTAGTATGTAATTTTCTTACGCATGTTTCATATTGCTTGTGAAAGATAGCCAGAGCTGTATATGACGTTGAGGAGGCAACTTCTACTGCCTTTGATATCATCTTACAGCACAAGGTAAAATGCTTGGATTCCAGTATTTCCAATTAGCCGTATGCTTTCCCAATGTGATTTTTTGCCTTTCTTGATGTCTTCCCCTATGAATGCAGATGATCAAATCAGATACAAGGGCTTCACTTATAAAATTCCTTCAACTTTTGGTGGCTCATCACCCTTCTAGAAGGTTTGCATCCTGCAATTTTTCCAGTTTCTCTTTtttacttcatatatatatttgtatatatgttgtTTTCACCTTCACAATATGATTCTTGATAATAGATGCCGGAGGGGTAGTGCAGATATACTCATAAACATTGATGATCTATGCCCATCTGGTGCTTTGTCAGCAAACAAAGAAGAAGTTGCGAGTTGTACTAAAGACGGCATTCTGGGAAATTACCAGATCTGTGGCAAAGAGGTTCCTCGTGGATATTGGGTAGGTATatagttttttaatattaagtattTAATGGTGGTTGATTTCTTGCTCGTGTATTGCATGAGCAATTGCTTGGTGCATGTCTGTCTTTGCTATGTTCATCCATGGACTGCACTATTATCAATTGCCATGCATCTTAGCATTTGTTCCACAGGAAGATAAGACATGCTTGCCTAGCTATTGgttggataaattttttattttttaaattttattttagttttattttcatttcagtCTCATATTAATAGCTCCTGGTTTGCATACATTATTGGTTggaagtaatatatattttaatttagtacTTTCAATCAATTTCAGGTCACTAGTGAGAGGGTGCTAAATGGTGCTCTTTATTCGAAACTCAGATTCTTTATTGATATTCAATGTaatccactttttttttttctcagtaTTTGGCTAAACACCTGTATTAAACATGTTATTGTATAGGCAAAAGATATTACAGAGTAACTTAGAATCTTACAGAAAAGTAGTGTTTCTAAGTGCTCATAGGACAAAAAGAGAATTTGCATGcagagaaaagaaagaaaaagaaaaaatggataTAGAAAGCTAACTTGACAGGTTGTTTGGATCTCTAAGTCGAAGGCTTGTTTAAGAGGCATTGAGAACACGAagatacaataaaaaaaatccagcAATTATGTGTTTTCCATCTCTGACTCAAGGACTTTTGTTGGGTGTTGTGGAGGTGGGGAGAAGGGGAAGCAGGGTGGGAAGTGGAGTTAGTCCAGATTTTTCTCAAAAGATGTCTTTAGTAAACTCACCATATAATCCTCATCCTCCATTAGAATGTGAAGGGCAGCCAGCTTGTACCTTTGCTGGTTTTTCATGAACATCCAACTAAATCTTTACTTTGTTGAAACACATTTTAAACTTTGCTTGTTTTTCATGAACATCCAACTAAATCTTTACTTTGTTGAGACACATTTTTAAGTTTCTTATTTCTAGGTTTCGtcttctttgtttgtgctatcATACATTTGGTTAAGCTGTTTTTGGTTTTAATATTCTTTAAccactttttcttcattttttgcaGATGTTTTGTCGTGGAAGTACAAATGAAACCAGAGGTTTCAGGTAACAGAACAGTCATGCACTCTGTTCTTGATATGTACCGTCATAGTTCATGCTCACTAAAGTTGTATTTGGAGTTTTCATGTAGTTTAATTGCATTATTAAGTGCTGCATTCCTCAGTTTCCATCTAAAGAAAAAATCTTATAAGCACAGTCCATTTTTGCAAGAATTAGACATAAAACATTAAATTCTGTCTCTTCATTTTTGTAATGTGATCTCCCTCTCTCATCTTATATTCTTATCAATCAACCGCAATCCTGCTTTCAAGTGGGCAATGTTTCCTTTTCCCTTCCCCCCTCCCCAaccttttgtgtgtgtgtgcagtgaAGCCTTCATCTTTTCCCCCATCTTCAGATTTTTTTGTTAATCAGTTATCTACTGAGTATTAGTATTTTTGTTTCTGCACTTTTCACAGCCTCCTGTAATCCTCACAGCATTTATGATTTGTCAATATTTCTGTGGATTAGAGGGTGCACAAAGTTTTTGATTTTCTTGAAACTATGTAACTTAAAATACCTGATGGACCACTAAATCTATGGATTTTGGGGTGTAGATACTAGATAGCTGGACCGGGGATGAAACTCATGAAAGTTCAAATGAAGTGGTCAAGTGGATCATAATTGGTTTTGAAGATGATAATAATGCTTACAGAGTGATAACTGCTAGATTTTTTTGATTCAGTTGTCAGGAAATTACTCATGggataatgtatttttatttcaGTACTTTCCTCTTAATCAAGGATTTTTGTTTTCTGTGCAGTTGTGGTTTGTGGGTTTTGTTGCACTCCCTTTCTGTAAGAGTGGAAGATGCAGAAAGCGAGATGGCTTTTAAAACTACATGTGATTTCATACACAACTTTTTTGTATGTCAGGAGTGTAGGGAGCATTTCCATGAGATGTGCTCAAGGTATGATGCTATCGGAGGatacactttttccccctagtTTAGAGTATTTAATCTTTGATCCTTATTTTACCCTCATTTTACTATTTATAAATGTTCAATCATCTGAATATGTATATTAAATGTTCCAAACTACAGCGTTTCTACCCCATTCAAGAATGCTCGTGATTTTACCTTGTGGTTGTGGAGCGCACACAACAAAGTGAATGACAGACTGATGAAAGCAGAAGCTTCGTTAGAAACAGCTGATCCTAAATTTCCAAAAGTTATTTGGCCTCCCAAACAGCTTTGTGAATCTTGCTATCGCCAGAGCAAAAAGGGCAATGAAAGTAGTGAGATTGATTGGGATCACGATGAGGTCTTCAAGTTCTTGGTCAGTTACTACGGGAAGACGCTGGTTACTCTTTACAAGGACAAGGAACTTGGAGGCGGCAGTGAAAAATCAACTGTTGATGAATTGGTAGCTTCAACAAGTGCTGTTGTTGTTCCAGTTGGGGCTGCATTTGCCATTGCTGTGGCAAGCTGTGCATTCGGAGCGCTCGCCTGGTTCTGGCGTTCACGGCAAAAGAACCGAAAGTATAAATACCTACACTCTTTAAAAAGTACATGAATGATTATTAAGAgcgtgatgatgatgatgagatttTTCAAATCGATCTAATATTGGAAATAAGATGAGAAAGGCCAAAacaatttatagaaaaaaaaaaaattaaaatgacccATGGAGAAGAAATACGAGGTTGTGTTTGTGGGAGGTTGGCATTGCTTATATGTGTTTCTCTTATGCAAAAATTTCAGGCCTAAGAGAAGCTGGAACTGAATAGCGGTGTCTATGCTGGGTGTAAATTATGATTCAGAAACAAGGTGAGGTGAGGTGAGGCTCAGAATAGGAAACAGAGTGCAGAGgattgtaagttgtaacaatCACTTGCTATTAACAACATTGTTATAATCCCTTTTTCATTTGACTTTCACCAAAATGGAGTGTGTATAGATTTACTTGTGATATTTATACATTTGGATGAAACTAGAGGATATACTTCACACACATCTGCTCTCTCTCCAGTCTCCCCCCACAAATGTTACAATATCATCTGATCTTTTGCATAAAAAACAAATTGTTTTTATGTTAAGTTTCGAgtcttttcaattttctaatGTCAtacttgattttaattttattctccTATTTAGTTTGGTATactaaaattgtctttaaaCTTGTACTTCTTGTGCCATCACCAATAAGTGCACATAAATCAAAGTACAGTAATTTACAACATTTTGGAAGTTTCTCCTAATTTCCCCCCATTATTCTTCAATTTATTATATTGGATAACTTGTTATAACTATAACTATagtttttttaacttttattttttgagtacttttaattttgttataatatatgtctatacgtattttctcaacctattaaaataCAAAGAGCCATTGTTTTATTCGAGTTCAAACATGTGCGTTCCACTTGGATGAGCCACAATATACCAATAGTCATAAAAAGCGTTCCACTTGGATGAGCCACAATATACCAATAGTCATAAAAAATCATTTGATGCTTGAATGACAATATTATGAATTGTCTCCAAAGTTCTAGAAGAATCCGATTTCTTACAAGAATACAGACAACAAAAAAAAGAGCATTATTAGTTTATGATCCTTGTTAGGGTAGAGACGGTAATACCGCAATATATTTAGCCCCTAAATCTCAATAACCTTATTACTAGTTtaaaaatacggagtagtaatttTTGAGGGATGAAAATCTGGAATATGGAAAATATGTATTTGCATATTCCTTGTTTAGTTATCACAACAAAAAAAGTGTAACTAATTAAATTGGGAAAAACTTATGGAGAAATGcatttatttgatattatttaccattttttttttctgggatATCATTATATGgtgttttaatgttttatacTGTGTCGTggaatttttatataaatttatatggataTATTGGAAACCTGAAAACTTAGAGAAAAATCTAGAATGCACATAAACTTTAAGgactaaataaacaaatttctcACACGGCAAGGCAAGTGGCAAGGCCGAGCTACAACGTCAAAATTCAAGACCTAAAATCCCCAATTTCAAACAGAAGTCCACCTTCATCAGTCATCTCACCGGACGCAGTTTCTTCGCCGGCGACAAATCCAGCTGAAAAATTTTGGGAGGAGAATCGAAGAACAACAAGAAATGTTCGGAGTAGTTTTCCCGAACCGGAGCTTCCCAATGGACATCTCCTCCTTCACTCAAATCGACACCACGCATTGGCTCCTCGACATGAACACTTTCGTCGGAGAAGCGTACGATTCAATCCGCGAAGTCTGCATCTTCCTCCTCAACAACTTCACGCTCCCGCCGGACAAGGCTCTGGCCGTTTACATCCAATCGCCGGGATCGCCGTTC contains the following coding sequences:
- the LOC116005026 gene encoding sulfhydryl oxidase 2 isoform X1; the protein is MTSSIPIPYLLLFLSSFGASVFVSAGSHRAILRAISDERAGGSRDYAVELNATNFDAVLSETPATYAIVEFFAHWCPACRNYKPHYEKVARLFNGADAIHPGIILMTRVDCALGINSNLCDKFSVGHYPMLFWGPPSKFVGGSWKPKQEKSDILPIENGRTSSLLLEWINKKLGSSYGLEDEKYQNEQLQTNISDPGQIARAVYDVEEATSTAFDIILQHKMIKSDTRASLIKFLQLLVAHHPSRRCRRGSADILINIDDLCPSGALSANKEEVASCTKDGILGNYQICGKEVPRGYWMFCRGSTNETRGFSCGLWVLLHSLSVRVEDAESEMAFKTTCDFIHNFFVCQECREHFHEMCSSVSTPFKNARDFTLWLWSAHNKVNDRLMKAEASLETADPKFPKVIWPPKQLCESCYRQSKKGNESSEIDWDHDEVFKFLVSYYGKTLVTLYKDKELGGGSEKSTVDELVASTSAVVVPVGAAFAIAVASCAFGALAWFWRSRQKNRKYKYLHSLKST
- the LOC116005026 gene encoding sulfhydryl oxidase 2 isoform X2, whose product is MTSSIPIPYLLLFLSSFGASVFVSAGSHRAILRAISDERAGGSRDYAVELNATNFDAVLSETPATYAIVEFFAHWCPACRNYKPHYEKVARLFNGADAIHPGIILMTRVDCALGINSNLCDKFSVGHYPMLFWGPPSKFVGGSWKPKQEKSDILPIENGRTSSLLLEWINKKLGSSYGLEDEKYQNEQLQTNISDPGQIARAVYDVEEATSTAFDIILQHKMIKSDTRASLIKFLQLLVAHHPSRRCRRGSADILINIDDLCPSGALSANKEEVASCTKDGILGNYQICGKEVPRGYWMFCRGSTNETRGFSCGLWVLLHSLSVRVEDAESEMAFKTTCDFIHNFFVCQECREHFHEMCSSVSTPFKNARDFTLWLWSAHNKVNDRLMKAEASLETADPKFPKVIWPPKQLCESCYRQSKKGNESSEIDWDHDEVFKFLVSYYGKTLVTLYKDKELGGGSEKSTVDELVASTSAVVVPVGAAFAIAVASCAFGALAWFWRSRQKNRKPKRSWN